The nucleotide sequence TCCAGTCAGACCTTGACCAGTCGGTCAGGGAAGAAATCATGCGCGATTTCCGGAATAAAAAATTCCAGATTCTTGTGGCAACCGATATTCTCTCCCGGGGTATTGATATTGAAGGCATCGAACTGGTCATCAATTATCACGTTCCTTCCGATCCTGAAGATTACATTCACCGGATCGGACGCACAGCACGCGCCGATGCAGACGGCCTGGCCATCACCTTTGTCAATAAAGCCGAACGAGGCAAATTTGAGCGGATTGAACGATTTCTTGGCCAAAAAATCTACATTGTTCCCACTGAATAAGGAATAGCAAACTCTGCCGGTTTGGATCACAGGCAGGTTTTGTACCTTTACGTATTGAATTTTTAAATACAATTTCATGGACATTTTCTTGTTTGCTGCAGGTCTCATCGTTGGAGGATTGGCCGCCTGGTTCATTTTCCGGCTGATTCAGAAGGAAAAACTTTCGGTTTTTTCAGAAAAAAGCCGGTTTCTTGAAGACGCTCTCTCACAGGAACAGCGGAAAACTGCTGAAAAAGACACCCAGTTGCTCGATTTGCAGGCTAAATATTCGGCAGCGGTAGCTGACCTCAGAAACATGCAGGAACAGCTTGCCCGTCAGAAAAGTGAACTGGAAGAAGTGCAGAAACGGTTTTCGGTGGAATTTGAAAACCTTGCCAACCGCATTCTTGAAGAAAAAACAAAAACATTTACTGAACAAAACCGGACTCAACTGGAAAACCTGCTCAATCCTCTTTCGGAAAAAATCAGGGAATTTCGTGATCAGGTGGAAAAGGCCTACGGAACAGAGCGGGAACAACGCTTTCATCTGGGCAAAGAGATTGAACGCCTGGTGCAGATGAACCAGCAACTGAGCGACGAAGCCCGCAGTCTTACAAGGGCTCTGAAAGGAGATACCAAAGCCCAGGGAAACTGGGGAGAGGTAATTCTGGAAAAACTTCTCGAAAATTCCGGACTAACCCGCAACCGCGAATATACCGTCCAGGAACGGATGGCAGATGAAGAAGGCAGTACGCTGATTCCCGACGTCATTGTCCGCTATCCGGGCGGCCGTAACGTAGTAATTGATTCCAAGGTGTCCCTGGTTGCCTACGAAAAATTCGTCGCAGCCGAAGAGGAAGAATCCCGTCAGCAGGCTATAAAGGAACATCTTGATTCGGTAAGGAAACACATTCTTGAATTAAGCCGCAAAGACTATCAGTCGCTCTATCAGCTCAACTCCCTGGATTTTGTTATGATGTTTATGCCGGTAGAACCCGGATACCACCTGGCACTTCAGCAGGACCCTGAATTATGGCAATATGCCTATCAGAAGAGAGTGCTTCTGATGAGTCCGACCAACCTGCTGGCTGCCCTGAAACTCATTGAAAGCATGTGGCGCATTGAATATCAGAACCGCAATGCCCAGGAAATTGCCCGGCAAAGCAGTGATCTTCTCGACAAATTCAACGGTTTTCTCGAAGATCTGAAAGATATAGGCAAAAAAATTGATGATGCCCACCATGCCTGGGAAGAATCCATGAAAAAGCTTTCCACGGGAAAGGGAAGCCTGCTGAACCGTGCCCTCAAAATTCAACAGCTCGGGGCACGACCGAAAAAAGAAATTCCCAGAGAAATCGCAGGATTTTCAATACCTGAAAATGATGAAAACGAGCCAAATAACTGAGAACTTAAAAAAGGGATTCTCGTTTCATAACGTGTTCACTTTAGGAAAATAGGAAATTTCCGAGGATTTTTGATTTGTGAGTTGTGATTTCTGAGTTGTGATTCAACAGGTTTGCGTTCCGAATCAAAAG is from Bacteroidales bacterium and encodes:
- the rmuC gene encoding DNA recombination protein RmuC codes for the protein MDIFLFAAGLIVGGLAAWFIFRLIQKEKLSVFSEKSRFLEDALSQEQRKTAEKDTQLLDLQAKYSAAVADLRNMQEQLARQKSELEEVQKRFSVEFENLANRILEEKTKTFTEQNRTQLENLLNPLSEKIREFRDQVEKAYGTEREQRFHLGKEIERLVQMNQQLSDEARSLTRALKGDTKAQGNWGEVILEKLLENSGLTRNREYTVQERMADEEGSTLIPDVIVRYPGGRNVVIDSKVSLVAYEKFVAAEEEESRQQAIKEHLDSVRKHILELSRKDYQSLYQLNSLDFVMMFMPVEPGYHLALQQDPELWQYAYQKRVLLMSPTNLLAALKLIESMWRIEYQNRNAQEIARQSSDLLDKFNGFLEDLKDIGKKIDDAHHAWEESMKKLSTGKGSLLNRALKIQQLGARPKKEIPREIAGFSIPENDENEPNN